The sequence below is a genomic window from Patescibacteria group bacterium.
AGGATTGAGATTTTGCTGCTATTTAAATGGATTATGTCCGGCTTAACTTTTTTTATTAATTTTACAATTTGGATTAAAGCCAGCCAATCGTTAATTGGCGAAATAGAGCGCTGGAGGCGGGGGAGAGCATAGTATTTTATGGAATTTTTTTTAAGTTTTTCCGCCAGTGCGCTTTTTTCGCCTTTTCCCCCGAAAGCCACGATTACATTAAATTCATTTTTCAGGGCCGAGGCCAAATCAAGGCAGTAGCGCTGGGCTCCGCCCAATTCGCTTTGGGTTATCAAATAGAGAATGGTTTTTTTAGGCATATTTGACTAAAAGTAAATTTTATGCTTATATTATTACATTATACTATAATTTGAACTTTGTAAATTGAATAAGGCAAAGGAGTTAATCATGCGTGGAGAATTAAGACATTCTTATTACGCTTTTCTTTTTAGCGAGTTGATGAAAGCAACCAATATTTTTTATGCGGCGAATTTTTTATTTTTCTTTTCCATTTTTAATTCTTCTCCGGAAAAAGAAAAAGAACTGATCAAGATATTGGCAAGGGGAAATACTGGCAAAAAGGCCGGAAGGACCGCGCTCAACCTTATAAAATTGGGAAGCAAACTGAAAATCAAAATTTTTAGTTTTGTCTTTGAAGGAGCGGTCCCCGCGGAAATAGTTAAGGTGAGGGAATATTACTATTTGAAAATCAGAATATCAAGGGAGGTTTCAATTTTTTGCAGGATAGACGGGGGCTGTTGTCCGTTCTTGGAAATAATGCCTTAGAAGGGGATAGTTGTGTCATTTTTCATTCTTTGGGAAACGACGGGCTGGAAGAGATAAGCGTCGGCAAAGATATTATGCGCGGGCGAGAGAAAGAAAGTGCGATTTTTCAGAAATTATTTAGCAGAAAAGGAGGAGGTATGGCTAACTCTTGGGGTCTTTTCAGCGGTAACAAATCATTCAGCCGGATTTCCAAAAAAAACAGAGGAATAAACGCTGTTTTCTTTGAGACGGACGTTATTGGAATTTTACGGAAGCATCTAAAACCAAGAGGGAGGGGTCCTGCCGAAAATACGCTCTTGGATGAAATAGAATTCGGCAAAGAGCGGAAATTTTTGGCCGGTTTGGGCGCCGTGGTTGAATTTATCGGCGTGCCGGAGAAAGTAGTGTCAATTGACGGCAGGGAGTGCCTGAAAGTGAGAATTATCCTGCCGGAGGAGGGAATAACGGCGTATTGCTATTCCGAAGTGGTTACTGAAGATTCGGGGAAAGAGTGTTTTTGCCTTCAGTTAGCCGCCTAAAAAAATTTCGGATAATTTGAAAGCGGGGTTTAAGTAATCCCGCTTTTTTATTTTTTTAATCCTCCCTGCCCCTTTTGTCGAAAGGGGATGGAATAAAAAAACTGCTCAAACAGGTTAGCGTTTGAGCAGTTGTATTTGATTTTCGGATTTCTATCAGCGGTATTCCGGCATTACTCCGCCTTTGAGGAAAGACGGGTCAACGCCGATAGAGGCCAGGAGGGCGCATTGGCGCTCCAATTTGGTGCCCATCTTGGCGACATGCCGTTGCCAGAGTTCCGGATCCTTTGCGGGATCGGGCGCCTGGTACTGCTGGACGCCTTCGCCTTGCGTAAAAATCGGGGCGATACAGGGACCGAAGGTTTCTGCCATCCGGGCCAGGGGAATAACTTCTTCCACGCCGGCCAGATGGTAAAAGACGTTTTCATTTTTTTTCGGATTCCATCCCCTCATGAAATGGGCGAGAGTTTCGTTGACCGGTTTGGCCGCCCGCAGATCAAATCCGCCGACTGTCATCAGGGATTCATTGTGCCACATGGCAAAGGTGTTGGCAATCCGGCCGGCAAGAATGGAATCCGTCAGCTCGTTAATAGCCACGCCGATGGCAAGGGCGCCGGAGCAGGCCGCGTTCACCATGGCAGCCATGGTTTCAGGTGTCATGTAGGAAAAGGCTTCGGCCGAGGCGATGATTGAATAATCAACCCCATGCCGCAGCTGATGGACGATGCCGTAGTTCAGGATTCCGCAGAAGATATCCCCATGGGAAACTTCCGAGATGAAAAGGTCTTTTTCCCCGGAAAATTTTTCCCGTAAGATAGCTGCGGTTTGGCCGCAATCGCTGTCAGCATAGTTCTTGTCGCACCAGACAAGAACGTCAATACGCTTGATCAGCGCCCGGCCATCAACCGTGGCTTTCCGGGCGGCGGCGATCGCTTTTTCGATCATTTCCACCCGAGTCGGGATTCGGTCTTCTTCATGGGCATAAACCCGAAGGATCAATCCGACTTTTTTCCGGGCCAGGAATTCACGTCTTTCCATTTCTACTCCTCCATTTGGTAAGCTTGCTGGCGGGTTAGACCGGCCAGCAAGGATCGTGGATTTAAACAAACCGGTTCAAATTCTGGCGTTAATGAGAAAAATTTTTTCTTTTACCTTTTTTCTTTGATGTTTTTATCAAATTATTAAAAGTACGTAATATTTAATAATATCATATTATTTTAGTTTTGTCAAGAGGGTGTAATAAATTTTTTCTTGACTTTGGGTTTATTTTATTTAATAATATATACATAGACAAAGAGGATATAAGCCATTATTTCAAACTAAGAAGAAAAACTTAGTATTTTTTATTTACTTATTTACTTATTTACTTATAATTAAGCAAAACTAAAAATTCTATGGGTAAAATTATTGGCTTTATCGGCCAGGGCTGGATTGGCAAAAATTATGCCGATGATTTCGAAAAAAGAGGCTACGAAATCGTCCGCTATAGCCTGGAAAAGCCTTATGTGGATAACAAGGAAAAAATAAAAGACTGCGATATCGTTTTCATCGCGGTGCCGACGCCAAGCACTCCGGAAGGTTTTGATGATAGTATTTTAAGGCAGGCGATAAAATCGGTGGGAGCCGGGAAAATCGCCATTATTAAATCAACTTTATTGCCGGGCACGACCGAATCAATCCAGGAGGAAAATCCGGATATTTACATTATGCATTCCCCGGAATTTTTAACCGAAGCGACAGCGGCTTATGATGCGGCTAATCCGAGCAGGAATATTATCGGCCTGCCGAAAGACTCGGATGACTACAAAGAGAAAGCCAAAGAAGTTTTGGAAGTCCTGCCTTATGCCCCTTATAAAATTATCTGTTCTTCCCGAGAGGCGGAGTTGATAAAATACGGGGGAAATTGCTGGTTTTATTTCAAGGTTATTTTCATTAATATGCTTTACGATTTGGCAATGAAATTGGATTGCCAATGGGAAACCATACAAGAGACCATGGCGGCCGACCCGAGAATCGGCCGGACTCATTTAAATCCGGTCCATCAGGGCGGGCGCGGAGCCGGCGGCCATTGCTTTATAAAAGATTTCGCCGCTTTTTCCGAAATTTACAAAAAACATATCGGAGACGAGTTCGGCCGGAAAGTTTTGGAGAGTTTAAAAGACAAAAATATCGATTTGCTGGTTTCAAGCGGCAAAGATTTGGATTTGCTCGCCGGCGTTTATGGCGAAGAGGCGATTGCGGTTAAAGGAGCCGCCAAGCCAAAAGCGGAGCAGGCGGAGGAATAAATATGAGAAAATTTTCGCGAAAAGTATTGTGGCAGGGGAAATTTATAAGGGTTGTCGGCAAAGAGTTTTCCAATAGAAACGGGACAAGGGGTATCTGGGAATGCGTAGAACTGAACGAAACCAAAAATATTGTAATGATATTCGCCCTGACAAAAAAGAAAGAGGTGATATTGGCCAGGCAGTTCCGTTTTCCTTTGGAGAAAGATATTGTGGAGCTGCCGGCGGGTTTGGCTGACAAAAAGGGGGAGAGTTTAGCTGAAGCGGCGGAAAGGGAACTCTTGGAAGAGACCGGCTATAAGGCGGAAAAACTGATTTTTGCCGGCCGGGGGTTCTTTAACCAGGGGCTTATCAATAATGAAATTTTTATCTATTTCGCGCCGGCGGCTAATTTTGCCGGTTTTGAAGGCGTTTCTTCCGACGACAGCGAGGAAATAGAAGTGGTGAGAGTCCCCCTTAAAAAATTGGCGGAATTTTGCTTGAAGAAACACAAAAATTTTGAGATTGATTTAAAAATTTTAAACGCTTTAAAAATATTAGAAGAGAAAAAGATGGTTGCGTAATTTGCGTTTCGCAATTATCAATTACAAATTTACTAATTTTAATTTTTATTTATGGCAAAATGTTTGGTAACAGGCGGGGCCGGCTTTATCGGCTCTAATTTGGCAGACGCTCTTGTCGAGCGGGGGGACGAAGTCATTATTATTGACAATCTTTCCGCCGGGAAAAAGGAAAATGTTAATCCCGGAGCTAAATTTCATCAGCTTGATATTAGGAATTTGGAAGAAATAAAACCCTTGTTCAAAGGCGTTGATTATGTTTTTCATCTGGCGGCTTTTCCTCGCGTCCAGCCTTCAATTCAAGATCCGGTTACTTTTAACGATATAAATATAAACGGCACCCTCAACGTTTTAATGGCGGCTAAAGAAGCGGGGGTAAAAAGAGTCGTTTATAGCGCCTCCTCTTCGGCTTACGGCGATCAGGAGAAAATGCCTTTACGCGAAGATATGACGGCCAAACCCTTGAGCCCTTACGCTCTGCAAAAATACGTAGGCGAACTTTATTGCCGTTTATTCAGGCGGATTTATAATTTGCCCACTGTTTGCTTGCGTTATTTCAATGTTTATGGAAAGCGCCAGCCAACCGAAGGAGCGTATTGTTTGGTTATCGGAATTTTTACGCAGCAGCGTCTGCGGGGAGAGCCGATGACTATTGTGGGCGACGGGGAGCAAAGGCGCGATTTTACCAGCGTGGCGGACATAGTCAGAGCCAATATTTTGGCGGCGGAAAGCGATAAAGTAGGCAACGGGGAAACAATCAATGTCGGCAGAGGCAAAAGCTACAGCGTCAAAGAGCTGGCGGAAATGATTGGCGGACCAACCGTTAATATTCCGCCCAGGATAGAAGCAAAGGAGAGTTTGGCCGATAACAATTTAGCTCGGGTTTTATTGGGCTGGGAGCCGGTCGTAGATTTACCGGAGTGGCTGGAGGGGTATAAAAAGGAAATAGGGCTATAGACAAGAAAACAAAAAAGCAAGAAAACAATTTATAATTTTATGAGAAAAATATTAGTTACCGGCGGAGCCGGTTTTATCGGTTCGCATTTATGCAGGGAGCTTTTGGGGCGGGGCAACCTGGTAATTTGCCTTGATAATTTTTTTACCGGCAGCAAAGCCAATATTCAGGATTTGATTGGAAATAAAAATTTTACTTTAGTGGAACACGACGCGGAAGAGCCATATAATTTTGAAGTTG
It includes:
- a CDS encoding SDR family oxidoreductase, translated to MAKCLVTGGAGFIGSNLADALVERGDEVIIIDNLSAGKKENVNPGAKFHQLDIRNLEEIKPLFKGVDYVFHLAAFPRVQPSIQDPVTFNDININGTLNVLMAAKEAGVKRVVYSASSSAYGDQEKMPLREDMTAKPLSPYALQKYVGELYCRLFRRIYNLPTVCLRYFNVYGKRQPTEGAYCLVIGIFTQQRLRGEPMTIVGDGEQRRDFTSVADIVRANILAAESDKVGNGETINVGRGKSYSVKELAEMIGGPTVNIPPRIEAKESLADNNLARVLLGWEPVVDLPEWLEGYKKEIGL
- a CDS encoding NUDIX hydrolase yields the protein MRKFSRKVLWQGKFIRVVGKEFSNRNGTRGIWECVELNETKNIVMIFALTKKKEVILARQFRFPLEKDIVELPAGLADKKGESLAEAAERELLEETGYKAEKLIFAGRGFFNQGLINNEIFIYFAPAANFAGFEGVSSDDSEEIEVVRVPLKKLAEFCLKKHKNFEIDLKILNALKILEEKKMVA